Genomic DNA from Carnobacterium divergens DSM 20623:
GTCTCATAAAACATGCAGTTTTATACATTTGATTATTTAGTCAGTCAGTCTAACGTTAACAGTTATGTGAAATATACCATCATTTTCTTTGTTTTATTATTTTTAACTTTTGTGATTATTAAATACATGCGGGATCGAGTGCAAACGAAATACCGAGATTTAAGTATTATTTTCTTTTTAATTTTGGTATTTATTATTGGCATCCAATTTACGGATTATTCCCAATCTCAATCAACGGTTTCACAATCCGCACAAATGGTTCAATTTATCGAACAATTAGGTAAGGAAAAGAAAGTAAAAGCGGATGAGATTCTAGTCAATTCAACAGTACTTAATGATGAAATGGTCGTTAAAATCGATCAAAAATTTTACCAAGTGGATTTTAATTCTGATTTTTCAGCCTATCATACCCAAAATGTTCAGTTGGTAAATCCAGCTATTACGATTGTTAAAGAAAATTAAAATTTACCAGTAGGAGAGTGTTTGGTTTGGATTTATATTATGCAGCTATTATTAAATTAGGACTAGGTTTTATTTGTTTGATTTTTCAAATCAATTTATTAGGGAAAGGCAATTTAGCTCCTAGTTCTGCAATGGATCAGGTGCAAAATTATGTGCTAGGTGGCATTATTGGTGGCGTAATCTATAACGGCGATATCACGATTTTGCAGTTTTTTTTAGTCCTCATTATATGGACGATTCTTGTATTTACGATCAAGTTTATTAAAAATCATAATAAATATGCTAAGCGTTTGATTGATGGAAGGCCGATTACCTTGATTGCTAATGGTCAGGTAGATGTTGGCGAATGTTTACGTTGTGGTATTTCAGCTAATGATTTGACCTTTAAGCTTAGAGCAGTAGGAATTTATGAAATCAAACTAGTTAAGAAAGCCATTATGGAGCAAAATGGTCAGTTGACTGTCATTCAATACGGAGATGATAACATTAAATATCCGTTAATCATTGACGGTCAAATTAACGAGGACGTCTTAGACTTAATCCACAAGGACAGCCAATGGGTCCACGAAGAATTGACGAAAAAGCAGTACCAACTAAGCGATATCTATATGGGTGAATACGATTCAGGAGAAATTTACCTTTACCCGTATAAATAAAAAAGCATGAATTCTTATCTTTAAAAGAATTCATGCTTTTTTTATTTAGAAAGAAAGTAAGATAAGACCCGTGTATCCTCACTTAATTCAGGATGAAAGGAGGTCACTAAAATAGTGTTACATTCAGCAGCGACAATTTTATCGTCAATGGTTGCTAGTACACGTACACCAGTCGCTACTTCCT
This window encodes:
- a CDS encoding DUF3290 domain-containing protein encodes the protein MQFYTFDYLVSQSNVNSYVKYTIIFFVLLFLTFVIIKYMRDRVQTKYRDLSIIFFLILVFIIGIQFTDYSQSQSTVSQSAQMVQFIEQLGKEKKVKADEILVNSTVLNDEMVVKIDQKFYQVDFNSDFSAYHTQNVQLVNPAITIVKEN
- a CDS encoding DUF421 domain-containing protein; translation: MDLYYAAIIKLGLGFICLIFQINLLGKGNLAPSSAMDQVQNYVLGGIIGGVIYNGDITILQFFLVLIIWTILVFTIKFIKNHNKYAKRLIDGRPITLIANGQVDVGECLRCGISANDLTFKLRAVGIYEIKLVKKAIMEQNGQLTVIQYGDDNIKYPLIIDGQINEDVLDLIHKDSQWVHEELTKKQYQLSDIYMGEYDSGEIYLYPYK